A section of the Falco peregrinus isolate bFalPer1 chromosome 3, bFalPer1.pri, whole genome shotgun sequence genome encodes:
- the LOC101920873 gene encoding tRNA selenocysteine 1-associated protein 1-like isoform X2: MASQDLMAKKRECLQAYSWWRTPQKKRKKKNKIKPGRIEFVPSSSSARPDYSIFVGELTPEVDDFQLYDYFLKRYPSCIDCKIATDLLGYSRGYAFVRFGEQGDQMRALQDCQNAPGLGGKRIRLSIGISKRLKAEFQRYQSYNYNDYYQDYQNYYSQWGYDPYADYNYSSYTPYDNMQAVGDCSLGDAVMAPAVFEETSAMTEISDDLITEDPQLYLDVDEMNRQFMETSEELYDSLMNCHWQPLDTVTSDIPPAI, translated from the exons ATGGCAAGCCAG GACTTAATGGCGAAAAAAAGAGAATGTCTCCAGGCCTACAGCTGGTGGAGGACGCCGCAGAAGAAAcggaagaaaaagaacaaaataaaaccaggaagaaTAGAGTTTGTCCCTAGTAGTAGTTCAGCCAG ACCGGATTATTCGATATTTGTTGGGGAGCTTACTCCAGAAGTGGATGATTTCCAGCTTTATGACTATTTCCTAAAGAGGTACCCCTCATGTATTGACTGCAAAATAGCAACAGACCTTCTGGGATATTCCAG AGGGTATGCCTTTGTCAGATTTGGTGAGCAAGGTGATCAGATGAGGGCACTGCAAGACTGCCAGAATGCACCAGGTCTGGGGGGAAAACGAATCCGGCTGAGCATAGGAATTTCTAAAAG ACTGAAAGCAGAATTCCAGCGGTACCAGTCCTACAACTATAATGATTATTACCAAGATTATCAGAACTACTACTCGCAGTGGGGTTATGATCCTTATGCTGACTACAACTACAGCTCGTATACTCCCTATGATAACATGCAAGCTGTTGGAGACTGCTCTTTAGGAGATGCTGTTATGGCTCCAGCTGTTTTTGAG gaaACTTCAGCTATGACTGAAATCAGTGATGACCTTATAACTGAAG atccACAGCTTTACTTGGATGTTGATGAAATGAACAGGCAATTTATGGAGACAAGTGAAGAACTCTATGATTCCCTCATGAATTGTCACTGGCAACCTCTGGATACGGTCACTTCTGACATCCCCCCTGCTATTTAA
- the LOC101920873 gene encoding tRNA selenocysteine 1-associated protein 1-like isoform X3 encodes MGPQASFKGKDLMAKKRECLQAYSWWRTPQKKRKKKNKIKPGRIEFVPSSSSARPDYSIFVGELTPEVDDFQLYDYFLKRYPSCIDCKIATDLLGYSRLKAEFQRYQSYNYNDYYQDYQNYYSQWGYDPYADYNYSSYTPYDNMQAVGDCSLGDAVMAPAVFEETSAMTEISDDLITEDPQLYLDVDEMNRQFMETSEELYDSLMNCHWQPLDTVTSDIPPAI; translated from the exons ATGGGACCCCAGGCTTCTTTCAAGGGCAAG GACTTAATGGCGAAAAAAAGAGAATGTCTCCAGGCCTACAGCTGGTGGAGGACGCCGCAGAAGAAAcggaagaaaaagaacaaaataaaaccaggaagaaTAGAGTTTGTCCCTAGTAGTAGTTCAGCCAG ACCGGATTATTCGATATTTGTTGGGGAGCTTACTCCAGAAGTGGATGATTTCCAGCTTTATGACTATTTCCTAAAGAGGTACCCCTCATGTATTGACTGCAAAATAGCAACAGACCTTCTGGGATATTCCAG ACTGAAAGCAGAATTCCAGCGGTACCAGTCCTACAACTATAATGATTATTACCAAGATTATCAGAACTACTACTCGCAGTGGGGTTATGATCCTTATGCTGACTACAACTACAGCTCGTATACTCCCTATGATAACATGCAAGCTGTTGGAGACTGCTCTTTAGGAGATGCTGTTATGGCTCCAGCTGTTTTTGAG gaaACTTCAGCTATGACTGAAATCAGTGATGACCTTATAACTGAAG atccACAGCTTTACTTGGATGTTGATGAAATGAACAGGCAATTTATGGAGACAAGTGAAGAACTCTATGATTCCCTCATGAATTGTCACTGGCAACCTCTGGATACGGTCACTTCTGACATCCCCCCTGCTATTTAA
- the LOC101920873 gene encoding tRNA selenocysteine 1-associated protein 1-like isoform X1 has translation MGPQASFKGKDLMAKKRECLQAYSWWRTPQKKRKKKNKIKPGRIEFVPSSSSARPDYSIFVGELTPEVDDFQLYDYFLKRYPSCIDCKIATDLLGYSRGYAFVRFGEQGDQMRALQDCQNAPGLGGKRIRLSIGISKRLKAEFQRYQSYNYNDYYQDYQNYYSQWGYDPYADYNYSSYTPYDNMQAVGDCSLGDAVMAPAVFEETSAMTEISDDLITEDPQLYLDVDEMNRQFMETSEELYDSLMNCHWQPLDTVTSDIPPAI, from the exons ATGGGACCCCAGGCTTCTTTCAAGGGCAAG GACTTAATGGCGAAAAAAAGAGAATGTCTCCAGGCCTACAGCTGGTGGAGGACGCCGCAGAAGAAAcggaagaaaaagaacaaaataaaaccaggaagaaTAGAGTTTGTCCCTAGTAGTAGTTCAGCCAG ACCGGATTATTCGATATTTGTTGGGGAGCTTACTCCAGAAGTGGATGATTTCCAGCTTTATGACTATTTCCTAAAGAGGTACCCCTCATGTATTGACTGCAAAATAGCAACAGACCTTCTGGGATATTCCAG AGGGTATGCCTTTGTCAGATTTGGTGAGCAAGGTGATCAGATGAGGGCACTGCAAGACTGCCAGAATGCACCAGGTCTGGGGGGAAAACGAATCCGGCTGAGCATAGGAATTTCTAAAAG ACTGAAAGCAGAATTCCAGCGGTACCAGTCCTACAACTATAATGATTATTACCAAGATTATCAGAACTACTACTCGCAGTGGGGTTATGATCCTTATGCTGACTACAACTACAGCTCGTATACTCCCTATGATAACATGCAAGCTGTTGGAGACTGCTCTTTAGGAGATGCTGTTATGGCTCCAGCTGTTTTTGAG gaaACTTCAGCTATGACTGAAATCAGTGATGACCTTATAACTGAAG atccACAGCTTTACTTGGATGTTGATGAAATGAACAGGCAATTTATGGAGACAAGTGAAGAACTCTATGATTCCCTCATGAATTGTCACTGGCAACCTCTGGATACGGTCACTTCTGACATCCCCCCTGCTATTTAA